The stretch of DNA TCCTCCAGTCCCCCAGTCCTCCCgagctcccccccccacccccacccccaggaggggCAGCGGGGCCTGGGCGCGCCCCCTCAGTCCACCCTTCGCCCACACGCGCCCCGAGGCGTGGCCCCGGGGAGGGCTCGCGGGTGGCGGCGTGCTGGGACGGGCGTCTGCAGGGGGCTGAGCCCCGCGCTGCCTCCGACCTAGACTCGGAGCCGAGGGTCCCGGCTGAACATCATCATTATTGCGGAGGGCGCCATCGACCGCAGCGGGAAGCCCATCTCGTCCCGCTACGTGAAGGACGTGAGTGCGGGGCCGGGGCCCTGGGTCACGCGGGATGGTCGGGGCCTCAGGCAGGGGGCTCCCCTTATCTCCAGTCCCCAAGTGCTCTTGctggggccccacccccagctcctggagGGAGCTGTCTTGTCCCCACCGATGGCCAGATGGGGGGTGGGTGTGGCCCGGACCCCTGAGAAGCCCTGGCCCCCTGGGGCTGAGGTGTGGCTCCCACCTGCTGGCAGTCCCCAACCCTCTGGTTTCCAGTCTTTAATCAAAACATCTCCGCACCCTAAAGGCCCTGTCCAGTCCCAGCAGTGTCCCAGAGACAGGGTCCAGCCGCTGCCGGCCCCGCAGTGACAGGGCAGCCCACTGCCTCTCTGGTACCAGATTCATCACAGAACAACTGGGGCTTCAGGGAATCCTTCATCCCTGTGACCAGCACCCACCTGCCGGGTTCTGCCGGGGCTCTGGGCCCCCGTGCCCCTCCCTGTGGCCATCCAGCGTGTCCTCGAGTCCCCGGCCAGGTGCTGCCAGGAGCCGGCCTAGGTGCCCATCCTCTGTGCCCTGTGCTTCCTGCCACAGTGCCCGGCAGGCCTGACCCTCAGGGGCTGGAGGCCATGACGAGCTCCTGCAGGCCACACGGTGACATGGAAACACGCCCCGGCACTCCTGTggaaacacacacccacacacactctcACGAAACAGCCCCCTACATGCTCAGGCCGTAGACATGAACCCTGGGCCGGCTCTGTGGGGCCCCTGGGGGGTTGATACCCTGAAATCCctgaggcgggggcggggggaggagggcagggggccaTGGGGCGGTGGGACCGCAGGGGTGGGGTGACAAACCCCAGGACCCCCTGACTCTCTGTCCCACTGAGCAGCTGGTGGTCCAACGGCTGGGTTTCGACACGCGTGTGACTGTGCTGGGCCACGTGCAGAGGGGAGGGACCCCCTCGGCATTCGACCGCGTCCTGGTAGGTGGGGCGTCGCCCTGGCGCCGGGTGTgcgtgcgtgggtgtgtgtgggcGTTTCTTCACTGCCACCCGGGCTCGTGGCTGAGACCAAGGCCTGGCAGCCCAGGCTCTGGCCCTCCTGGTGCTGGCTTTGGCAGGACCTTGGGAAAGGAGGGCGGGGTGAGCAGTGGGTCTGATGTCTGGGAGTCCTGAGCCTGGCCCGTGGGTGCCGGGTCCTGACCACTGCCGGTCCCGCCTCCCCCTCTGCAGGGTGGGAGTCGTGCTGCAGCCCCACGGGGACAGGGCCCAGGGCCGGGGGTCCCCAGGTGGTAGAGCACCTGCCCGTGAGGCGCTggtcccctggggctgggggctgggggctggagacCGCAGGGCAGCGGGAGCGGTGCCCAGGCCCCTGTGCTGGGTGAGGCCGGGTGGCCCGCGTGGCCTGGGGGAGCTGCTGGACCGCACCTCTCCCGGGAGGCCCCAGTGCGTCGCCATCCCGGACAGAGCCGCGGGGACACGGACCTCAGTGTGTTACACGGAGTGGGCGGCACGGGTTTCGCCACCTCCTCCGTGTGGCCCCCCTTGGGTGTCGCTGCCCCCCCAGCGAGCCCCAGGGTATCCAGGGCCTGCCGTCCCACTGCCCCCCCGTGTGAGGCTTCAGGGGTGCATTCGGGGAGCCTCCTGGCGGGGGGGCTGGGGCAGCGGGGCCAAGCCCTGGTCCTGCACCAGGCCTGGGACACAGACAGGGGTGTTGAGTGCCAGGACGGGTCAGGGGTCTCCCCGACCCCAGGAGCAGGAGAACGGGCTCGTCTGCCGGTTTGGCGGGTGCGGGCGGAGACACAGGGTGCCTGGCCTGGATACAGAGGGCCGCCAGAGCGCAGCTGAGTGCTGGCCCCTGAGCCCGGGTCCCGCAGGGCGACACCCGCACACGGTGGGTTACAGGAGAGGGGCCGCTGGGCAAGGGGGTCCTGAGGGACACAGGAGCATCCTTCCAGGCCGTTCCCGACATACCTGGGCAGCGCGGGAGgctggggcggcggcggcggggacgcGCCGTCTCCCTGAGCAGAGTCACGGACCTTGCTCTCCCGGCGCCCGTCTGTGCCCGTCGGCTGTGCCAGGACCCGGGTTTGTGACTTGTCCCCATGGAGGGCCGTCCTTACCTGTTCGCGCCGGCCCGGCCCGCCGGCCCACGcccacgtgtgcacacacaccagGCCAGCTGTGACAGAGGAGCCCCAGGCAAGAAACCGCGTCATCGTGGAGAGAACCCCGGaagcccaggcccagccctggccctgctgcctgcAGCCGGGCTGCAGGGGCCGCGCCCCCCCAGCAGGGCCGGCCGAGACCCCGTGAAACGGCGCCGGGGGGCTGCTGGGAGAGGTGGTCCCGCTGAGTCCCCGTTTCTAGAGTAAACGGTGCCACTTACTCTGGTAGCTTCTGGTGCACGTGTGtgagcgtgcgtgtgtgtgtctgagagCCGGGGGCTCGTGCGCCGTCCTGGCTGCACCTGCCTGAGGCCCTCCCCCACAGAGCAGCAAGATGGGCATGGAGGCGGTGATGGCGCTGCTGGAGGCCACGCCCGACACGCCGGCCTGCGTGGTCAGCCTCTCGGGGAACCAGTCGGTGCGGCTGCCCCTCATGGAGTGCGTGCAGATGGTGAGCACCGCCTGCCGCGGGGGGGGGGCTCCCCAGGGAGGGGCCCGGGGCCCTCGTGCTCTGCTGGGCGCTGCTGGGCCCCCTTTCCGGCCACAGCCCGGAGTCCCCCGTCCTCCCAGGCCTCTCGGGGCCCAGTCAgcaggcctgcagcacgtcccctccCGCTCCCTCTCAGGGTCCCGCTGCCCCTCCGTGTGTGTGACACGGAGCAGGCGGCACACGCGTTGCCCCCCCCCGTTGTGGTCCCTCCCGCGTGTTCTGCCCCCCAGCGGGCCTCAGGGCTTCCAAGGCCTGCAGTCCCCCGGGTGGGGGAGCACGTCCCCAAGGTGCCATGAGCCCCAAGAGAGACATGGGAGCGGGGGAGCCCGCGGGGcggcctggggagccagggtttGGCGGGCGCTGGGGGGGCCAAGGTCACTTAGCTGCCCAGGGCCAGCGGCCTGGGACGGGCCTTGCAccctgggcggggcggggcactggggccagggtgggaggggaagccGAGTGGGTGGTCAGAACCACTGGGACGTCGCATGTGGTTGGGGCAGGGACCACGGGAGGCGGGAGTGGGAGGCCGAGAGAGGCTGAGAGGCTGATTGAAATGGCGGTGCCAGTTCCCACTCTGTAGGTCTGGGGGGCCCTGCAGCTGGGGGCAGAGCGGGCACTGCCCAGGGAAGGTGGGCTGGCATGGAAGAGGGGCCTCCCTGGTGCTTCTCCTGCAGGATCTTCCGTGGTGACCTCTGCCGGGCCTCTCTTTTGGGCAGGGTGGTCGTCGGTGGGTGGTGGGTCTGGGGGCCAGAGGAGCCTCACCCTTCGTCCCTAGGCGCTGGCTGCCCCCAGGGCTGAGCAGGACTGAGGCCCGGGTGCCCCTGCCAGGGAGGCGAGGACCAGGCAGGCCAGGTGGGGTCCCCTCGGCTCCTCAGCCCCCCGATCGAGGGCAGTGACAGTGCCGGGCGTGCCTGGGGCAGACCTCCAGCGTGTGCCGGGCCTCCGCCTCCAGCCTGTGCTTCTTGTTTCCTCTAAGACCAAGGAGGTGCAGAAGGCCATGGACGAGAAGAGGTTTGACGAGGCCATCCAGCTCCGGGGCAGGTGAGGGCCTGGCCGGCCCGTGTCGGGCGTCTGTGTGCCCGGCGGGCCCACGGCAGAGCCCACGTGGCTCGCACACGGCCACCCCTGGACGTGGGGGTGTGCCCACCTGCAGAGGTGGCGCTCTGAGACCCCCTCCTGGAGCGTGCCTTGTGCAGGACGGGTGGGGCCCACGGTCCCTGTGGATGTGCCCtgtggggctgggcggggcctgCGGGCGGAGGGGACACCGCACACGGAAGGcacctggggggggaggggggccacAGAAGGAGGCAGCAGAGGCAGGCTGGAGGGACCGGGCGGACTGGACCCGCCTGTCTGGTTCCTCTGGTTCCCGTGGCCttgctccccgccccgccccgccgtgACCGCTCAGGCTGAAGGCCGCGGGGGCGCTCGCTTTGCTGAGGGGTGTTGGCATTGCGTGTTTGTGGGGCCTCCCCGTGACTCCAGGAGTGGGGAGGTGGGCCGCGCCTGTGTCCCGCCGCCTCGCGGCTGCGCTGTGGGCCGTGCGCTGAGCTGGGCTGCAGGCTGCGCTGTGCACCACCCGCTTCCTTTCCAGGAGCTTCGAGAACAACTGGAACATTTACAAGCTGCTCGCGCACCAGAAGATCTCCAAGGAGAAGGTGAGGGGTGAGCCGCGGCCCCCCGCCTGGCTGtgcccgccgccgcctcccccctgCTGCCCCCGCCCAGGGTCCCGCTGAGCCAGGAGCCCGCCTCCTGTGTGGGTCTGAGCTGGGAGCTGCGGGCCGGGCCTGGGGAGCGCACTGGCGCGTGGCTCACCAAACGGCTGACGGAGACGAAGTCAGGGCCACGGGCGTCACTCAGGAGGGGAGGGCTCCAGTGTTGTGACGCGCTCCCCAATAGCTAAACTCCTCCGGAAACGGGCCCTCTTCAACACAGGGACAGCGGGATTCGTTTCTGAAGTCATGGGGACAAGGAAAGGGTCCCACCAAGACCCCTGGACGGTGGGGTCCTGGCCCCCACTTTATCCCAGGAGCTGGTCGGGGGTGGGCAGCAGCCCCTGGCAAGGGCGAGCGGTCTCCACGTCCCCTTCCCGAACCGCCTGGGGCGTGACCCCCTCGCGGGCATCTGGCTGGCATTGCCAGGACCCCCCAGAGCCAGGCTGCCCAGCGGAGCCAGTGGCTCCAGGCGGCTGCGGCGTCTGGGAACGTGGCTGTCCCCAGCAAAGTGCGCGTCCGGGCCACGCGGCGCAGGTTCTGAGGAGCGGCGGGGGACGCGGGTGTGAAAGAGCCCGATCGTCATTTCTTACATCGCTTGCGGGTCGAGGTGCCGCCGTGTCGGTTCCGTCGGGTTCCGTCGACGCTGGTGTTAGATGAGCATCGCCGGTTTCCTTGCCCTTTCCTGTCGTGGCTGCGGCGGCCCCCGCCCTCCACGTGTCCGTGCTGCTGGCCAGGGACCCTCTGGGGCGCCGCGGGGTGGTGGCTGCGGGCTTCCAGGCAGGCGCGGAGGCTGGCCCGAGCCGCTGCTGCCCCCATGAGCCGCGCTTGACGGGCAGCGGCCGGACTCCCGCCCCTGCCCTTGCCGAGGACCTCGCGGTCATGAGCGGGGCCGGCACCGTAGCTCACGCGGTCTCGGGCAGAGCCTCGCGGCCTCAGGAGGACGGGTGTGTGTCATGTCCGGGGCAGTGCTGTTGCTGGGTGGTGTCCAGGCTGGCACGAGGACCAGGGCCCCTGCTCCGGAAGCTGCTCTCCGCTGACGTCCGTCCGGGCCGGCCGTCCGCCCAGCCCCGTGCTCATGCTTTGGTCTCCCCCCTTCTCCGAAGACCAGCTTCTCTCTGGCCATCCTGAACGTGGGGGCCCCGGCGGCCGGCATGAACGCAGCTGTGCGCTCGGCCGTGCGTACCGGCATCTCCCAGGGTCACACGGTGTACGTCGTGCACGACGGCTTTGAAGGCCTGGCCAAGGGGCAGGTAGGTGCGGCCGTGCCCGGGTCTGCGGCAGCGGGGGAGGTGGTGGGCCTGCTGTCGTGGGTCGGTTTATGACACGCCGCGGCTTGCTTACAAACAAACAAGGACCAGGGGCTCACCACGTGGGTGGAGGGAAAGGCCAGGTCCGCTCCCCGGGCTGGCAGGGGAGTTGCGGGGTCCACATTAGTCCAGCCCTGGCCCCAGAcctccctctgccctgtggcGCGAcggccagtgcctggcacagcctCTCCCCGCCACCGCCCCGAGGACGTGCTCTCCCTGGGCACAGGTCCCTCCTAGGAGAAGTGGAGCGTGCCCAGGCCTGCCCCCTGAAGCTGTGCCTCCCCACCGCAGGTGCAAGAAGTGGGCTGGCATGACGTGGCCGGCTGGCTGGGGCGTGGTGGCTCCATGCTGGGGACCAAGAGGTGAGCAACTGGCCGCTGTGGGCAGCTGGGGGTGGGACGCAAGGGAGCCATCCCTCTGGCCCCGGACTGGGTTCCTTCTGGCTGTGGCCTGTCTGGAGCAGGACACAGACCCTCCTGCCTGGGGCCTCCCTGAGGTCACCTGTGTAGAGGAAGTGCTCGGGTGGCCCCACCGCTACAGAAGGCCTCCCTTCGGGCAGGAAGTGAGGCTCACAGCCAGGCTGTCGGGAGGGCAGTGGCCAGTGCCCAGCGAGGACTATGAGTGGGTGCCAGGCCACCTGCCCCGCCGGTGGGCCCGGCTGCCCCCGGGTACCTCAGCTCTGCTTCCACGTGTAACTGGGAATTGTACCGCCGTGCCCCAGGCCTGCCTTCTCCCGCAGTCAGTCAGTGCGCATGCGTGTCCTTCCAGCCCGGTGGTCTGTGCAGACACGGCGTGTCCATCTGATTCATCTCCCACTGCAGGACGCTGCCCAAGGGCCACATGGAGAAGATTGTGGAAAACGTCCGCACGTGGAACATCCACGCTCTGCTGGTCATCGGAGGCTTCGAGGTGAGGGGCCCACCGCAGGGGCACAGGCGGGGGTGCAGGGGCCACCGCAGGGGCACAGGCGGGGGTGCAGGGGCCACCGCAGGGGCACAGGCGGGGGTGCAGGGGCCACCGCAGGGGCACAGGCGGGGGTGCAGGGGCCACCGCAGGGGCACAGGCGGGGGTGCAGGGGCCACCGCAGGGGCACAGGCGGGGGTGCAGGGGCCACCGCAGGGGCACAGGCGGGGGTGCAGGGGCCACCGCAGGGGCACAGGCGGGGGTGCAGGGGCCACCGCAGGGGGACAGGCGGGGGTGCAGGggccactgcaggggcacaggcgGGGGTGCAGGGGCCACCGCAGGGGGACAGGCGGGGGTGTAGGAGACCCAGAGCGTGGGGCCACCGGGATAAGTGTGGTGGGGctggtgaggtggggggggggggggcacgtcTGACCACaggagagggatgggggtggggcagcccaGGCAGGAGAGCCCAGGGCTGAGTGGCCTCAGTCTCCCGCTGGCGAGGCGGCGGTTCAGAGCGGCTCTCGGCGGAGTTCCGGGTCACGGGGGGCACGTTGGTGTGATGCTGGTGCCTGATCCGCCCCCGTAAATGACAGGCATCCACTCTTGCCCTTTCCGGGAGGAGCCCGAGCCCCCAGAGGCTGCATGGAGTGGGTCAGGGTCGAGGCAGGGCGGGCGAGCCCCCTTCCTGTCCTCTTTGGAGTCCGGTTTCCCTGGTGACGGCGCTGCAGGGCTCCTGGCGGGGCCCGCCTGGTCTTGGTCCTGGGGTGGGGCGGGTGCGCCCAGACGCCCAGCCCCAGGCACATGGCGGGGAGCAGGACCCGggggcccctcctcctgcctcgcCCGGCGGCCCGGCCCCTTCGGGCCGACGCTGAGCCCCCTCCCCGCAGGCCTACGAGGGGGTGCTGCAGCTGGTGGAGGCCCGCGGGCGTTACGAGGAGCTCTGCATCGTCATGTGCGTCATCCCCGCCACCATCAGCAACAACGTGCCGGGCACGGACTTCAGCCTGGGCTCGGACACCGCCGTCAACGCCGCCATGGAGGTGGGGCACGGGGCCGCCCCCCTCCGCGGGTCAGCTGCAGGCAGACGGGGTGGCCGGGAGGGGAGGGCGTCCAGAGGGGCTGCCGACGGGGGGGCACGGGGCGTGGGGCCCCCACGGAGGCTGGCTGCCTGCGTGGGGAGTGGGCAGGGCCTGGCCGCCCCTCGAGGCCTCATGAATGGCAGGGAGGGTGTGGTTCTGGGATCACCGGGGTGTGAGGATGACGGCGGTCAGGGCTGCGGCTGACCTGAGTGGGCTGCTATACTGGTGTGGACAGCGGGCCGCAGTTCTATCTGGTGAAGCAACCACATGTGGCTCTGGGGGAAACCCAGGGCTCCAACTGGGGCCTGGGAAGGTGGGAGGTGGAAGCCCTGTTCCTAGAGGGGTCCCAGCAGGCTGGCCCCACCAGGGGCTTCCAGGGGGGCGTCCCCGACACTCTCCCCACCGTTTAGACCTTTCCCATCCCCGTCTGTGACCCCACGTGAGCCCAGCTTCCCCCAGGGGTTCAGCACCTCTGTTTTGGGGGGTCTGAAGCTGGAAGGGGGTGTGTTATTAGATAAGGgagaaaatataagtgaaacGAGAAACTAAAggagaccccccccaccccacatctcCCTGCCCAGAGTCCCATGATCCTCAGGGGCTTTCTTTGAATTCACCCCCATCTGCACCGGCTGTGGGTCACCCATAGCTCCTGTGAACCTTCTGGTGCCCCGCCCCTCACCAGCTGGGGGAGGACAGTGTTCTGTTTTAATTCTAAGCTCAGAGTTCTGGTGAAGTTGAAaatttttctatatgtttattgCCCATttgttggggtttgtttttttttaattatctttttctatcatttgcttatttttctctgggcacattttctttatttgtaagcACTCTTTACATATGTGGGACATGCACCCCTTGCCCAACATGGCAGCTGTTTCCTCCACTTTGCCCTTCATCTGTTATCTGGGGCTTATCCTCATAGTTCAGACACCAGTAACCTGCTTATCTGTTTTGTCTCTTTCCTCAACTCTTTATTTAATGCTCTAACTTCCTTGGACCACTCAGAGTTAGGATTGTCATCTCGTGTCATGTTATCGTTCGTGTCTGCTGAGCACTTCATGTGTCGGCCCGGCTCCTGTCTACAAAGACCCTGCAGTGGCAGGGGTGTCTTCCCTGTTGGCAGGCCCAGTGTGTCCCTGGCCCAAGGTCAGAGAGAGCCTCCGAGGGCATCTCCGGCCTCCACCCACTCGATGCTAGTGACACCCCCCTTGTCCTGGGTGCACAAATGCCCGCGCTGGGGACCTGATTCTGTGTGGCCGCATGGAGGGCGCGTGGTCAGGGCTGTCAGCGCCCTGGGCACGTGGGGCGAGggctgtccctgcccctcccGATCCTCAGTCAACTTGGGAGAGAGACCTGGGTCCCCGTGGCCCGAGGGGCGGGCTTTGATCGCGCCCCGGCCCCCAGAGCTGTGACCGCATCAAGCAGTCGGCCTCGGGGACCAAGCGCCGTGTGTTCatcgtggagaccatggggggcTACTGCGGCTACCTGGCCACCGTGGCCGGCATCGCTGTGGGCGCCGACGCTGCCTATGTCTTTGAGGACCCCTTCAACATCCAGGACTTAAAGGTGAGCCgagcccccacccttcccctgctGCAGACCACCAGCCaggcggaggggagggggtccCCTCCTTAGGCACACAGGAGCAGGTCCGGCAGAGGCGCTGGGGCCCTGGCCAAGGAGCCACGGCCCAGCAGGCTGGGGGCTCACTGCCTTCGAGGGGATCCAGCCCATGACCCCCTGTACCGCTTCCCCCACGCCCGTGCAGTACCCCCGCCACCCTGTGGCTTCCGTGGCTCCTGGCCCCGGCCCTCCCCACCCGGCCTCCCGGCCCAGCCGCAGGCCCTCACCCACGCCACCCCTCACAGGCCTCcggcacccccaccccgcccgccccACCCAAGGCCGACCTGGGTCGTGTCGGCCCGCCTGCTGGTCAGTCTGGAATATTCCTTCCCAGGTGGCCTCaggccgggggagggggtgtgcagaGCTGGCCGTGGCCGCCCCCGCCTCCTCTCACCCCGGTCCTCGCCCCGCAGGCCAACGTGGAGCACATGACGGAGAAGATGAAGACGGACATCCAGAGGGGCCTGGTGCTCCGGTGAGCCTGCGGGGCGAGCCCACCCGGGCCCAGCGGGGGcttccagacccccaggctgcGAGTCAGGGCTGCCGAGGGGCCGCTGGGAGGAGCGAGGCTGGGGGGCTGAGGAGGAGTGGGTGGGGTCGGGCCTCCCCGAGAGCCCGTGGCCCGGCCCAGCGGGGCT from Hippopotamus amphibius kiboko isolate mHipAmp2 chromosome 10, mHipAmp2.hap2, whole genome shotgun sequence encodes:
- the PFKL gene encoding ATP-dependent 6-phosphofructokinase, liver type isoform X5: MNAAVRAVTRMGIYVGAKVFLIYEGYEGLVEGGENIRPASWLSVSNIIQLGGTVIGSARCTAFTTREGRRAAAYNLVQRGITNLCVVGGDGSLTGASVFRSEWGGLLQELLSAGKISESTAQTYSHLNIAGLVGSIDNDFCGTDMTIGTDSALHRIMEVIDAITTTAQSHQRTFVLEVMGRHCGYLALVSALASGADWLFIPEAPPEDGWENFMCERLGETRSRGSRLNIIIIAEGAIDRSGKPISSRYVKDLVVQRLGFDTRVTVLGHVQRGGTPSAFDRVLSSKMGMEAVMALLEATPDTPACVVSLSGNQSVRLPLMECVQMTKEVQKAMDEKRFDEAIQLRGRSFENNWNIYKLLAHQKISKEKTSFSLAILNVGAPAAGMNAAVRSAVRTGISQGHTVYVVHDGFEGLAKGQVQEVGWHDVAGWLGRGGSMLGTKRTLPKGHMEKIVENVRTWNIHALLVIGGFEAYEGVLQLVEARGRYEELCIVMCVIPATISNNVPGTDFSLGSDTAVNAAMESCDRIKQSASGTKRRVFIVETMGGYCGYLATVAGIAVGADAAYVFEDPFNIQDLKANVEHMTEKMKTDIQRGLVLRNEKSHEHYTTEFLYNLYSSEGKGVFDCRTNVLGHLQQGGAPTPFDRNYGTKLGVKAILWMSEKLRAVYRKGRVFANAPDSACVIGLQKKAVAFSPVTELKMDTDFEHRMPREQWWLNLRLMLKMLAHYRISMADYVSGELEHVTRRTLSMETGF
- the PFKL gene encoding ATP-dependent 6-phosphofructokinase, liver type isoform X6, which translates into the protein MRKGYEGLVEGGENIRPASWLSVSNIIQLGGTVIGSARCTAFTTREGRRAAAYNLVQRGITNLCVVGGDGSLTGASVFRSEWGGLLQELLSAGKISESTAQTYSHLNIAGLVGSIDNDFCGTDMTIGTDSALHRIMEVIDAITTTAQSHQRTFVLEVMGRHCGYLALVSALASGADWLFIPEAPPEDGWENFMCERLGETRSRGSRLNIIIIAEGAIDRSGKPISSRYVKDLVVQRLGFDTRVTVLGHVQRGGTPSAFDRVLSSKMGMEAVMALLEATPDTPACVVSLSGNQSVRLPLMECVQMTKEVQKAMDEKRFDEAIQLRGRSFENNWNIYKLLAHQKISKEKTSFSLAILNVGAPAAGMNAAVRSAVRTGISQGHTVYVVHDGFEGLAKGQVQEVGWHDVAGWLGRGGSMLGTKRTLPKGHMEKIVENVRTWNIHALLVIGGFEAYEGVLQLVEARGRYEELCIVMCVIPATISNNVPGTDFSLGSDTAVNAAMESCDRIKQSASGTKRRVFIVETMGGYCGYLATVAGIAVGADAAYVFEDPFNIQDLKANVEHMTEKMKTDIQRGLVLRNEKSHEHYTTEFLYNLYSSEGKGVFDCRTNVLGHLQQGGAPTPFDRNYGTKLGVKAILWMSEKLRAVYRKGRVFANAPDSACVIGLQKKAVAFSPVTELKMDTDFEHRMPREQWWLNLRLMLKMLAHYRISMADYVSGELEHVTRRTLSMETGF